The genomic window GGTCGGTCGCTGCCGGGCGAGGGTGCTCTGGGTCGGCTCAGGCCCCGAGGCATCTTGGCGGGCGCGGCAAATCAAGATGCGGGAAGCCGGGATCCACTTCCTGCTTCAAGGGGATGGGGAGGAGTTGCCGGTGCAGCTGCGGACGGCCTCCCGGGCGGTCGTCACGGACGCTCTGCTGGCGGCGGGAGTGGGAAGCTTGGCCGGGTTGCCGGCCCGGGAGATCGCTCAGGCATTGGAAGGTGCGGTCTACCCGGGACATCGAATGGAGATTCGCACTCTTCCGGATGGTTGGGTCATCGATGACAGCTACAACGCCAATCCGGATTCGGCGCTGGCGGCCCTCCAAGCCCTGATGGAATTTCCGAAGGGCGAGCGCAAAGGGGCCGTCCTCGGCTCCATGGGAGAGCTCGGGGCCCAATCAACCGAGCTGCATGAACGATTGGGACGAAGCGCGGGTGAGCTGCCGATCGCGTTTCTGATTGCGGTGGGACCCGAGGCGGAAAGCCTGGCTCGAGGAGCGGCGGCCGGAGGCCTTCCGGAGGAACGGATCTGCCGATGCGCTACCGCCGACGAGGCGGTGCGGGAGTTACACGCCTTGCGGCGGGCGGGCGATGTGATCTTGGTGAAAGGCTCCCGATTTCTTGGGCTCGAGCGCGTGGTGGAAGCGCTGATGTAGCGGTGGCGAAGAAGAACGATGAGGGAACGGGAGGCGACCGCAAGGGCGGAACGAAAGGAGTTTCGAGGTGCTCTACTACCTACACTTGCTCTCAGGAAGCTTTATCGGGTTTAATGTATTCCGCTACATCACGTTCCGATCGGTCGGCGCGGCGCTGACGGCTCTCTTCATCTCTTGGATCTTCGGGCGTCCCACGATCGGCATGCTCCGGCGCCTCAAGATGGGTCAGCCGATTCGAGGGAAGGAAGAAGTGAGGCATTTGGCCGATCTGCACGGAGCCAAGGCGGGAACCCCCACGATGGGAGGATTGCTGATTCTCTCGGCACTCCTCGGAAGCTGTCTGCTCTGGGCCGTCCCAACGAATCGCTTTCTCTGGATCTGCCTCGGCGGGACAACCGCGCTCGGGGCTCTGGGCTTCTGGGACGACTATCTCAAGGTGGTGCAGAAAAAGTCGGCCGGCATTCCTGGACGCGTCAAGCTCCTGGTCCAGGCTGCCGTCGCGCTGGTCGCCGGCGTGCTCCTCCTCGGGAATCCCGAGACGGGACGGGAAGCGAGCAAGGTAGCGGTGCCGTTCTTGAAATCGATCTCTCGAATCGAGCTCGGATGGGCGGCCTTGCCCTTCTTCCTTCTCGTCGTGATGGGCTCCTCGAATGCGGTGAATCTCACCGACGGCCTCGACGGGCTGGCGATCGGCTGCTCGATCGGAGTCGCACTCGTCTTCGCCGTCTTCTCCTACGTGGCTGGGCGTCCGGATTGGAGCTCCTACCTCTTCGTGCCCCATGTGCGGGGTGCGGACGAGCTGGCCGTCTTCTGCGCGGCGCTTCTCGGAGCCAGCATCGGATTCCTCTGGTACAACTGCCATCCGGCCGAAGTCTTCATGGGCGACACCGGTTCCTTGGCGCTCGGCGGGGCTTTCGGACTGCTCTCGATTTCGATCGGACAAGAGCTTCTCCTGGTCGTCGCCGGCGGCATCTTCGTGCTCGAGGCGCTTTCGGTCATGATCCAGGTCGCGTCGTTTCGATTGACCGGAAAGAGGGTATTCGCCATGGCCCCCTTGCATCACCACTTCGAGCTCAAGGGCTGGGGAGAATCGAGGGTGACGGTCCGTTTCTGGATATTGAGCCTGCTTTGCGGGCTTCTGGCTCTTTCGAGCCTGAAGTTGAGGTGAGGGCATCCGAGGAGAAAACGGCGAATGAGAAGGAAAGTTCGATCGTCGGCCAGGGTGCTGCGCTGGAAGGCTTCGGGTCTCCCGAGCGGAGTGGCGGCAGCTCCCTCCCCGGGAGCATCGGATCTCGTGCAGCAAGAGCTCCCGCTCAAGGAAAGTACGGCGGGACTGCGGGTGATCACGGTCATCCTCGCCGTCATGCTCCTTCACGTGCTCTTCATCGGAGGCATCGCCCTCTACAATCTCCTGGGCGGGGGAGGAAAATCGGCTCGAGGCGGAAGCGCGGGACCGAAGAGCCCGGCGGTCCTCGATGAGTCGCGCGAGCGACCGGTGCAAAAGCCGCGGGAGGAAGTGTCGGCAACGGTCGCGCCCCCGTCCTCGCCCTCCGTGCGTTCCCGCCGGGGCGGAGGGAAGGGGCAGGGCGAGGCTTCTCCGTTGTCGAACGCCGAGGAGACGGGGCGGAAGAAGGGAGGCAAGAGGCGGCTCCGGCGGGTCTCCGCCGAAGAGGACGGGGAGGAAGCCAACCCCTCGAAGATGGCTCCTGCGAACCGGCAGCGGACGGAGGAAGCTCGCGATGCGGCGCAGACGTCCTTGCCTGCCCGATTGCAGGACCCGTCGGCGGAGCCGTCCGCTTCCGCTGCGGGTGGTTCCGGCGTTTACCACGTGGTCCGCGGCGATACCCTCTGGCGGATCGCTCGCCGCTTCCACGTCGGGCTCGACGATCTGATGACCCTCAACCGGCTGACTCTCGCCAGCAAGCTCCACATCGGACAGGAGCTTCGGATCCCTGCGGCGAAGGCGAGCCGTGCTCGCCGCAGCGGCGAAGCTGCGGGCGGATAAGGGACGGGAAGGGGGACGAAAGGATAAGGGGGTGAGGGAAAGAAAGCTTCACCGCTGGGTCGGATACGCGCTGATCCTCGTTGCCTTCGCGCTCATGGGACTCGGCTTGATCGCCCTGTACAGTGCGGCCGGTCGCTTCGTGGGCGAGAGGGATACCTCGCTCCTTCCCCTGGTCGAGAGGCAGCTCTGCTGGATCGGGATGGGGATCGGTGCGGGTGCGCTCCTGACGCGCATCGACTATCATTGGTTCTTGAAGCATTCCTGGGCGCTGCTCGGCGTCGGGCTCTTTCTCCTCGTGCTCTGCTTTCTTCCCGGAGTTGGCCATACCGTGCACGGATCCTCCCGCTGGATCTCCCTTGGTCCTTTGACCTTGCAACCCTCGGAGCTCATCAAATGGTTCCTCTGCCTCTTCGCCGCGGCACAGTTAGGCAAGCCGGTTCGCCGGCCAGGGGAGAGATGGCGGCGCTACGCGGCGGTCCTGGCCGTGACGGTGGCATTCGCCGGGCTGCTGCTCCTTGCCCGCGATCTGGGAAGTGCGGCTCTTTACCTCGCCCTGGCCATGGTAGTTCTGGTAATTGGGGGGATGCCGCTCTGGCTCATTGGACCGGGCTGCCTGACGGCCGCAGGCGTGATTCTCGGAGTGGCTTTGAGCATTCCTGAGCGGAGGGCTCGATTGCTCGCCTTCTGGAACATGGATAGCGATAAGCAGGGCAAGGCCTATCAGGTCTGGCAGGCGCTCGTGGCTCTCGGCTCCGGAGGGGTCACGGGCCTTGGGTTGGGGAACAGCCGGCAGAAGATGTATTATCTCCCGGAAGCCACGACCGATTTCATCTTTCCGATTCTTGGGGAAGAGCTCGGACTTTGGGTAACGCTGGGCGTGGTGCTGGCCTACCTTGTGCTTGCCCTCTGTGGGGGGTGGATCGCGCTTTTCGCTCCCGACGGCGAAGGCCTCTTGCTTGGCATGGGGCTGGTCACGCTGATCGCCGTCCAGGCAATCGCGAACCTGGGAGTCGTTACGGGCCTCCTGCCGAACAAAGGCCTCCCTTTACCCTTCATCAGCTATGGCGGCTCGAATATCCTCTTTTGCCTGATGGCGCTGGGCACCCTTCTCAACATCCATCGGCAGGGAGGGAAAGGATCGGCCTTTTCGGTGGAGTCCCAAGGCGCGCAGCGCAGCGTCCGACTATGAGCAAGCAACGCGTCGTCATCGCCTGTGGCGGCACGGGCGGGCACCTCTTGCCGGGCCTTGCCGTCGCCGAAGAATTGCGGCGACGGGGCAAGGAGATTTGCCTGCTTCTTTCCGAAAAGCGAATCGACCGGACTGCCTTGGAGGGAGAGGGTGACTTCCCTTGGGAAACCCTTCCGACCATGGGATGGCCCGGAGCCCTTTCGGCGAGAACGCCGGCATTTTTTGGGAAGCTCGCGCTCAGCTGGTGGAACTGCCGGGCTCTCTTCCGCCGGTTGGCCCCGGAGGCGGTTCTCGGGATGGGGGGCTTTTTGAGCGCAGTCCCCATTCTGATCGCCAGGGGGCAGCGCATCCCGACCTTGCTTCACGAATCGAACGCCGTCCCCGGCCTGGTCACCCGCCTCTTTTGTCGCAAGGTCGACCGGCTCCTCCTCGGTTTCGAGGGCTGTCAGGAGCGTTTGCCGGGAGTCCCCTCGGTCGTGACGGGAACTCCGCTTCGCGCGAGGCTCCAGAGGGTTCCACGGGGCGAGGCGGCGGAGGCGCTCGGGCTTGCGTCCAATTGCTCGACCATTCTTGTCCTGGGGGGGAGCCAGGGCGCGCGGGCCTTGAATCGTCTCTTGCGAGAAGCGGCACCCGCCTTGGCCCAGGCCGTGAACCCGGTCCAGATTCTCCATCTTTCCGGTCCGGCGGAGCGCGAGGCTTGCTTGTCGGCCTACCGGGCACAGCGGATTCCCGCGCTCGTCGAGGGCTTCTCCCATCGAATGGATCTCTTTTACAGCCTGGCGGATGTCGCGGTGGCTCGCTCCGGAGCCGCAACCCTGGCGGAAGTCGCCTTCTATGGCCTGCCGACCATCCTTGTCCCCTTTCCCTTCGCCGCCGACGATCATCAACGCATCAACGCGAAAGCTTTCGTGGCGGCGGGAGCGAGTTTGGCCTACGATCAGGCCGCTTTGTCCGGAGAGACGTTGGCCCAGGCGCTCGGGGAGATCTTGAGCGACGAGAGGAGGCGGCGAGCGATGGGCGCCGCGGCGGCGGGCTTGGCGCGACCGGACGCGGCCAGGATGGTCGCGGAGGAGGTGGAGCAATGCATGCAACAGTGACGGGTTCCTGGACCGGCTGCCTGAGCCGGCCGGCCCGAATTCATCTTGTCGGCGTGGCGGGCTCCGGGGTGGGGCCGCTCGCCCGCCTCCTGCTGCTTCAGGGACATCATGTCTCCGGATCGGATCGGCGCAGGACTCCCGCCGTCGCGGATCTCGAGGGGCTGGGACTGCACTTCTCCTTCGGTCACGACGGTGATCTTCCCGATGGGGTCGAGCTTCTGGTCTATTCGTCGGCCGTTCGGGAGGACAACCCCGAGCGCCGGGTTGCCGCCGCCCGGGGGATTCCGACCGCGCGAAGAGCCGATCTGCTCCAGGAGCTTTGCCGGGCGAAGAAGTCCATCGTCATTGCGGGAATGCACGGAAAGACGACGACGACGGCCCTCCTCGCCCACATCCTGCGCCGGAGCGGATGGGAGCCCTCCTACTACGTCGGAGGCGATGCGCCTGTTCTGGGCGCGAGCTCGGATTGGGGCCGAGGGGACTATATGGTCGTCGAGGGCGACGAGAGCGACGGCACGCTCGCTTCCTTTGAGCCCTCGCATGCCGTGCTGTTGAACGTGGAGGAGGAGCATCTGGATTTTTATCCGGGCATGGAAGCCATCCTCAATGTCTTTGCGGCCTTCCTCGACCGCTGCGTGGGCAAGATCGTCTATTGCTCGGATGATCGGCATGCTTCGGCGCTTTGCGCCCGGCGAAGGAATGCGGTGAGCTACGGCCTGGGCTCCGAGGGTCGGTACCGCGCCGAGCGGGTCGAGCTAGGGCCCTTCGAGAGCACGTTTCTCCTGGTCGTCGGCGGAGAGCCGCTCGGCGAGGTCCGCGTGCCGCTCCCGGGAAGGCAAAATGTCCAGAACGCTCTGGCCGGAATCGCCCTGAGCCTGGAGCTCGGGCTTCCTTTTGCCGATATTGCTCTGGCCATGGCGGGCTTCCGGGGCGTCAAGCGGCGCTTCGAGGTGCTCTTCGCCGGCCCTTCTTTTCTGGTTGTCGATGACTACGCGCATCATCCCACGGAGATTCGCGCCACGCTTGCTGCCGCCCGGGGGGCAGGCCGGCAGCGGGTGGTGGCCCTTTTTCAGCCCCATCGCTATTCCCGGGCGCATGGGCTAAAACGGGAATTCGCGACGGCCTTTCGAGGGGCGGATCTGGTCCTGGTAACGGATATCTATGGCGCGGGTGAGCCGCCGATCGAAGGGGTAAGCTCGGAGCGGCTGGCGCGAATGATCGCCGAGGGCAGCGCAGTGCAGGCGCTCTCGGCCCGCAGCGTCTCGGAGGCCAAGAAGGTAGCGGCCGCGAGCCTCCGCCCGGGCGACCTCTTCCTGGCGCTGGGAGCCGGCGATGTGCACCGGGTGGCTCGAGCGCTCGCTACGCAATGCTCCCTTTACGAGGAGCTGCGGCGATCCCTTTCGCCATCGGCTCTGCTCTCCCTCTCGGAAAGCCTGGGCGCTCATACGGCCTCCGGTTTGGGAGGGCCTGCAGAACTCTGGTGTGAGCCGGCAAGCCGGGAAGACCTCTGTCGCGCAGTTGAGCTTGCCGATCGCCAGAGGCTACCCCTCACGGTCATCGGCAGCGGTGCGGGCTGCTTGATTGGCGATGGAGGGGTGCGCGGCCTCTGCGTGAGCCTGCGCCATCCTGCCTTCTGCCAAGTGATCGCCGACTCGGGACCGGGACGGGTCACGGTCGGTGGCGGGGCTCTCCTGGGTCAAGTCGCCACCGAAACCGCTCGCCAAGGAGTAGAGGGATTTTCCTTTCTCGCGGACGCCACTGGCACGATCGGCGCTTTGCTGGCCCGTGGGGCGTGCGCGCTGAAGCAGCGCCTCCTCGATCGCCTCGAGGAGGTGGTTCTGGTCGATCGAAAGGGAGAGTGGCGGACCCTTTGTCGAGGGGAAAGCGATGCCTGGCCGGAAGACGGAGCCTGGGGCCCGCTCGGCATCATTGTCGGCATGAAGCTGCGGCCCATTCCTTTCCGGAAGGGGGAAGCTCCTTGGGCGCCGCTTTCGGACTCCGGGAGGGATGCGGCTTTCGGGATGAGCGACCGCTGGCTCGACCGAGTCTTCCGGGATCCGGGGGGAGAGGGGATTCGCCAGCTTTGGAAGGGATTGGGCCCGGATCCGATCGAGATCGGAGGGGCTTGGAGCGAGCCGTTGGTTCCGAACCGGATTTGGTTGCGGGAGGGAGCGAGGACCGCGGATGTGCTCGCCCTCGTGGAGGAAATTCGAAAGCGCTTGCGGGAAGGGAATGGTGTCGAGCTGGTTCCCGACCTTGTCATCGTCGGAGAGGAGGAGTGGTGAACCAGGAGCTTCGGGTGGCGATACTGGAAGGGGGTCCTTCGCACGAAAGGGAAGTTTCCTTGCGAACGGGAGAGGCCGTGACGGCCGCTTTGCGGCAATTGGGCTACCCGGTCGAGGAGATCGATCCGCGGGATGGGGACGTCCTCCTTCCGGAAGGCACCGACATCGTCTTTCTCTGCTTGCATGGAACCTTCGGGGAGGACGGACAGGTCCAGAGGCTGCTCCTGCGACGGGGGCTCCCGTTCACGGGCAGCGGTGCCGACGCGAGCGAGCGGGCCTTCGATAAGTCGTGGAGCAAGGAAATCTTCCGAAAAGCCGGCGTTCCCACTCCGGATTGGACCCTGGCGCGCTCATCGGTCGAGCTCCCGCTTGCCCTTCCTTTCGTGATCAAGCCGGCGCGGCAGGGGTCGAGCATCGGGGTCAGCCGGGTTTTCGAGGAGAAGGACTATCCGGAAGCCCTCGCGCGGGCGACGGCCGAAGATCATCTCGTGGTGGCGGAAGCCTATATCGAGGGACGAGAGCTCACAGTGGGCATCCTGGGGGAAAACGT from Methylacidimicrobium sp. B4 includes these protein-coding regions:
- the mraY gene encoding phospho-N-acetylmuramoyl-pentapeptide-transferase — protein: MLYYLHLLSGSFIGFNVFRYITFRSVGAALTALFISWIFGRPTIGMLRRLKMGQPIRGKEEVRHLADLHGAKAGTPTMGGLLILSALLGSCLLWAVPTNRFLWICLGGTTALGALGFWDDYLKVVQKKSAGIPGRVKLLVQAAVALVAGVLLLGNPETGREASKVAVPFLKSISRIELGWAALPFFLLVVMGSSNAVNLTDGLDGLAIGCSIGVALVFAVFSYVAGRPDWSSYLFVPHVRGADELAVFCAALLGASIGFLWYNCHPAEVFMGDTGSLALGGAFGLLSISIGQELLLVVAGGIFVLEALSVMIQVASFRLTGKRVFAMAPLHHHFELKGWGESRVTVRFWILSLLCGLLALSSLKLR
- a CDS encoding LysM domain-containing protein codes for the protein MRRKVRSSARVLRWKASGLPSGVAAAPSPGASDLVQQELPLKESTAGLRVITVILAVMLLHVLFIGGIALYNLLGGGGKSARGGSAGPKSPAVLDESRERPVQKPREEVSATVAPPSSPSVRSRRGGGKGQGEASPLSNAEETGRKKGGKRRLRRVSAEEDGEEANPSKMAPANRQRTEEARDAAQTSLPARLQDPSAEPSASAAGGSGVYHVVRGDTLWRIARRFHVGLDDLMTLNRLTLASKLHIGQELRIPAAKASRARRSGEAAGG
- a CDS encoding FtsW/RodA/SpoVE family cell cycle protein; amino-acid sequence: MRERKLHRWVGYALILVAFALMGLGLIALYSAAGRFVGERDTSLLPLVERQLCWIGMGIGAGALLTRIDYHWFLKHSWALLGVGLFLLVLCFLPGVGHTVHGSSRWISLGPLTLQPSELIKWFLCLFAAAQLGKPVRRPGERWRRYAAVLAVTVAFAGLLLLARDLGSAALYLALAMVVLVIGGMPLWLIGPGCLTAAGVILGVALSIPERRARLLAFWNMDSDKQGKAYQVWQALVALGSGGVTGLGLGNSRQKMYYLPEATTDFIFPILGEELGLWVTLGVVLAYLVLALCGGWIALFAPDGEGLLLGMGLVTLIAVQAIANLGVVTGLLPNKGLPLPFISYGGSNILFCLMALGTLLNIHRQGGKGSAFSVESQGAQRSVRL
- the murG gene encoding undecaprenyldiphospho-muramoylpentapeptide beta-N-acetylglucosaminyltransferase, giving the protein MSKQRVVIACGGTGGHLLPGLAVAEELRRRGKEICLLLSEKRIDRTALEGEGDFPWETLPTMGWPGALSARTPAFFGKLALSWWNCRALFRRLAPEAVLGMGGFLSAVPILIARGQRIPTLLHESNAVPGLVTRLFCRKVDRLLLGFEGCQERLPGVPSVVTGTPLRARLQRVPRGEAAEALGLASNCSTILVLGGSQGARALNRLLREAAPALAQAVNPVQILHLSGPAEREACLSAYRAQRIPALVEGFSHRMDLFYSLADVAVARSGAATLAEVAFYGLPTILVPFPFAADDHQRINAKAFVAAGASLAYDQAALSGETLAQALGEILSDERRRRAMGAAAAGLARPDAARMVAEEVEQCMQQ
- the murC gene encoding UDP-N-acetylmuramate--L-alanine ligase — encoded protein: MHATVTGSWTGCLSRPARIHLVGVAGSGVGPLARLLLLQGHHVSGSDRRRTPAVADLEGLGLHFSFGHDGDLPDGVELLVYSSAVREDNPERRVAAARGIPTARRADLLQELCRAKKSIVIAGMHGKTTTTALLAHILRRSGWEPSYYVGGDAPVLGASSDWGRGDYMVVEGDESDGTLASFEPSHAVLLNVEEEHLDFYPGMEAILNVFAAFLDRCVGKIVYCSDDRHASALCARRRNAVSYGLGSEGRYRAERVELGPFESTFLLVVGGEPLGEVRVPLPGRQNVQNALAGIALSLELGLPFADIALAMAGFRGVKRRFEVLFAGPSFLVVDDYAHHPTEIRATLAAARGAGRQRVVALFQPHRYSRAHGLKREFATAFRGADLVLVTDIYGAGEPPIEGVSSERLARMIAEGSAVQALSARSVSEAKKVAAASLRPGDLFLALGAGDVHRVARALATQCSLYEELRRSLSPSALLSLSESLGAHTASGLGGPAELWCEPASREDLCRAVELADRQRLPLTVIGSGAGCLIGDGGVRGLCVSLRHPAFCQVIADSGPGRVTVGGGALLGQVATETARQGVEGFSFLADATGTIGALLARGACALKQRLLDRLEEVVLVDRKGEWRTLCRGESDAWPEDGAWGPLGIIVGMKLRPIPFRKGEAPWAPLSDSGRDAAFGMSDRWLDRVFRDPGGEGIRQLWKGLGPDPIEIGGAWSEPLVPNRIWLREGARTADVLALVEEIRKRLREGNGVELVPDLVIVGEEEW
- a CDS encoding D-alanine--D-alanine ligase, whose amino-acid sequence is MNQELRVAILEGGPSHEREVSLRTGEAVTAALRQLGYPVEEIDPRDGDVLLPEGTDIVFLCLHGTFGEDGQVQRLLLRRGLPFTGSGADASERAFDKSWSKEIFRKAGVPTPDWTLARSSVELPLALPFVIKPARQGSSIGVSRVFEEKDYPEALARATAEDHLVVAEAYIEGRELTVGILGENVLPIVEIRPKAGFYDYRNKYTSGASEYLCPAPLPSDAAQSVAAIARAAYRSLGCSVYGRVDVLLDGAGNPWVLEVNTIPGMTETSLFPKAAQAAGIDFPQLCEEVLQLSWIERNRQSR